From a region of the Fischerella sp. JS2 genome:
- a CDS encoding (2Fe-2S) ferredoxin domain-containing protein, with amino-acid sequence MSDKYLTITEFNLEGQFLGFLSDSSREYKYLRLAIASGEVQLKIPKQLRAYLGVNLQPGELLHVFGLSKLNTHTGKLKFKVYGVKPLGVCPNQKNPQQTKAKILVCQKSGCRKRGGKGLLSELEKILCERGLQDKVTIEQTGCLKCCNSAPNCILQLGQKEFKKVHPEAIASLLENHL; translated from the coding sequence ATGAGCGACAAATATTTAACAATAACAGAATTTAATCTAGAAGGACAATTCCTTGGTTTTTTGAGTGATTCATCACGAGAATATAAATATTTGCGTTTAGCGATCGCATCTGGGGAAGTACAGCTAAAAATTCCCAAACAACTGCGCGCATACCTGGGTGTAAACTTGCAACCCGGCGAACTTTTGCACGTATTTGGTCTGAGCAAGTTAAACACCCATACTGGTAAACTCAAATTTAAAGTTTATGGAGTGAAACCATTAGGAGTTTGTCCCAATCAAAAAAATCCCCAACAAACTAAAGCCAAAATTTTAGTATGTCAAAAATCTGGTTGCCGCAAAAGGGGCGGTAAAGGTTTATTGTCAGAATTAGAAAAGATTTTATGTGAGCGTGGATTGCAAGATAAAGTGACTATTGAGCAAACAGGCTGTTTAAAATGCTGCAATAGCGCACCTAACTGTATTTTGCAACTTGGTCAAAAAGAATTTAAAAAAGTGCATCCCGAAGCGATCGCATCTTTGTTGGAAAATCACTTATAA